In Beijerinckia indica subsp. indica ATCC 9039, the genomic window CATTTGTGATCCGCTCATTTTTCTTCTCGCTGAAAGAGCTAAGAAGCTACGCGACTGGAAGGTCGTCTTCTTTGTGAAAGGACGAGAGAAGCATTGCGCTGCGTGCTTCTGATTGCGCAATCAAATCTTGAAGCCGCTTCCAATGACTGAGGAAGATCATGGCAACAGCGGCATTCGAGATCAGTCCGGATTTGAGGCCACCGAAATCCGCCGCGATCGCGCCCATGGTGCCAATGAAATTGGCCGTATAGACCACGCGATAATCGGCTTCGATCCGGGTGCGATGAGCGCTTTCAATCGCCTTGAGCGGAACAAGGCCCGCCAGTCCTGGTTGAAGCAAGGTGACGTCAGCCGCATCCGATGCCACGCTGGCAAGCCCGCCCACGGAAATGCTGATGGTACTCGCCTTGATCAGGGAAATCGATCTGGGCGAAGCGCCATTGCCAATCCATACCGAGTGCCCGCCGAGATCTTCGAGCACGCGAACTTTTCCGGCCTGGTCGAGATCACCGAACACCTTCGAGATGCCTATTGTGTCGGCTTTCGCTTCGGCCTCCGCTTGGGGGCGGCTGGACATGTGGATGAATTGGGCTTTCCTGCTGCGCTTCTTGAGAGCCGCGATCACGTCCGTCGCTTCCAACTTGCCCTGACGACGGAAGATCAGAACACCGAGCACGACGCCATCTCGTAATACCCAAAGCGGACGCAGCGACGGGTCCGCAGACGTGGAGATCCTGCTCACATCCCCAAAATCGCGGTGATCCGATACACCAGCAAAAGCCTGAAGCCTGTCCGTGACATCCTGCGGGATACGGGTTTCGGCGGAAGCGATATAGGCCGGCGCCGCTATCTCGATGAGATGACTATGATCATCGAGATAGCGCACAACGCCGGCATGACGAGAACCGTTGCTGATCGCCGGAATCAGGGTGCCCCGCCGGCTGCATTCGGTCACAAGAGCCGTTGTGCGCTCATTATGGAGACCGGAACATGCCGCAGCGGCATAGCCGAGAACCGTATCTTCTGAAAACCCGTCAGCCGCGATGATTGCAGAGACTTCGATCGTTCTCCGCTCCAGATCGCAAGCATCATCGAACACATAAGTATCGGCCGAGGCGAACTGATCGAGCACGGAAGGGTTGCGAACAAAGATGCCCTGGCTCAATCCGTTCGCAAGATTATGCAGCGTGGTCAATTGGGTCGTCATCAGCGGAGCTGTCACATAGTCAGGACGCATGATGCCCTGAGACCGGTGGATCACTCCGGTGACGGCGAGATTAATGGCGGCCAGAGCCAAAGCTGGCTTGGCATTACGGTCCGCGATACGCTCCACCTCATCGGATGAAGGCAATCGGCCGATTTGCGCATGCGGCAATTGCGCGCCGATAGAGCCAGCGGCCGTGTCCTCCCCAATGGTTTCAACGCGTAAGGTCAGATATCCGGCACGAATAAAGCTGGTTGCGAAGACCCGATCGCCCGGCGCTTTATCTATAACGTCGATGCTGCCGGAAAGAGACTCCTCATCCACC contains:
- a CDS encoding ATPase — protein: MAIHKTFPRETRKTGSSRGTISTGEPWLLGASAAGSQPVIKISPGHLGVSIWSHSLFANSNDSVLREFLARAFSVAEITEAEIRKQDAFGRLHYRASADAATLLRKLGRALRGGDADSASLASSADRVNPAPFDVDALYLPVAGVAPLRIFRVGSSLSSWRVRQLSDGEVRLVHPVLFNRKDIAYRLEEELAVILGIETFSASILTASVSIRFDPDRLELERLVRELEKSWPRLLHGLEAPPSRKRLAVAGGLLALSYTGQYFVPAVKPFAILGVALYSAPNLMRALQQLTHFHIGVPALRAMGLTLMLISARPFATTVAATLLQLWRHISYATAKRAQRRLFAAHRRRSIVARLLREDGLEIKIDTDALAPGDFILVREGEMMPVDGVVVSGFAAVDEESLSGSIDVIDKAPGDRVFATSFIRAGYLTLRVETIGEDTAAGSIGAQLPHAQIGRLPSSDEVERIADRNAKPALALAAINLAVTGVIHRSQGIMRPDYVTAPLMTTQLTTLHNLANGLSQGIFVRNPSVLDQFASADTYVFDDACDLERRTIEVSAIIAADGFSEDTVLGYAAAACSGLHNERTTALVTECSRRGTLIPAISNGSRHAGVVRYLDDHSHLIEIAAPAYIASAETRIPQDVTDRLQAFAGVSDHRDFGDVSRISTSADPSLRPLWVLRDGVVLGVLIFRRQGKLEATDVIAALKKRSRKAQFIHMSSRPQAEAEAKADTIGISKVFGDLDQAGKVRVLEDLGGHSVWIGNGASPRSISLIKASTISISVGGLASVASDAADVTLLQPGLAGLVPLKAIESAHRTRIEADYRVVYTANFIGTMGAIAADFGGLKSGLISNAAVAMIFLSHWKRLQDLIAQSEARSAMLLSSFHKEDDLPVA